The Pseudomonadota bacterium genome includes a region encoding these proteins:
- a CDS encoding TonB-dependent receptor plug domain-containing protein, with protein sequence MNLIHKTTRIGCICRIFVLLFIPIALYAEDADTIILTAKEIRETQALKMADVLNNVPGIKAGDSSVSIHGSYKVKVFVDGRPINDPTSSYGGINWDIISPDEVKQIEILRGKGGLRYGQDAAGGVILITTKSLQRQTLNIKTYGGNNDTAYAYANLQMTTGNWALGITGAAEDTDGYKINNDKKQRQTGAKIAYIIDDVKNLSLSADYLEDDRGLSGLPEYPTPFSRKSTHTTNLSLQGCYNNLTSTSFFNDGSNHNTDHSRNLNQKLRVLEWGENLTATIVTKDWVESILGGGYRMGKANSTSFDNKREETYSAFVSQSLKWLKYSFEMTLGLRADINSAFDDAINPEIKATYKNTHWRITTAYGRSNNTPSFHQRYNRTSSTLPNPNLSMETSDNYSIAFFIEPYDFVSGSISLFYNCLSDRITYVTDDYGMGSYQNFNKVTYKGGDLALAWRPCKWLNIKSGYTYMEAKDKQSGLWIPAKAKHQANLDFYCNPTDMLSIVLSNKYTSKVFRNKNNTKTVPEYSITDLRAEYAFKRFSLFTKINNIFDKNYYYADGLLAPPLSWIVGINVKI encoded by the coding sequence ATGAACCTTATACATAAAACAACTCGGATCGGATGCATTTGCCGGATATTTGTCTTGCTTTTCATTCCCATCGCTCTTTATGCCGAAGATGCCGACACCATTATTCTTACAGCCAAAGAGATCCGTGAAACACAGGCTTTAAAGATGGCTGATGTGCTTAACAATGTACCCGGCATCAAGGCCGGAGATTCATCAGTCAGTATACATGGTTCATACAAGGTCAAAGTTTTCGTGGACGGACGGCCTATTAATGACCCCACTTCAAGCTACGGCGGGATAAACTGGGACATAATCTCGCCTGATGAAGTAAAACAAATAGAAATTTTACGCGGTAAAGGCGGATTAAGATATGGTCAGGATGCCGCAGGCGGAGTTATACTGATCACAACTAAAAGTCTCCAACGTCAAACCCTAAATATAAAGACCTACGGCGGGAACAATGATACCGCATATGCGTATGCCAACCTGCAGATGACTACCGGCAACTGGGCATTAGGCATTACCGGCGCCGCTGAAGATACTGACGGATACAAGATAAACAATGACAAAAAACAGCGGCAGACAGGCGCAAAAATAGCCTATATCATAGATGACGTTAAAAACCTTTCTCTCTCGGCTGATTATCTGGAAGACGACAGAGGCTTAAGCGGGCTACCGGAATATCCTACTCCTTTTTCACGCAAATCAACCCATACTACCAACCTGTCACTTCAAGGCTGCTATAATAATTTGACCAGCACATCTTTCTTCAATGATGGAAGTAATCACAACACCGACCACAGCAGAAATTTGAACCAGAAATTGCGCGTTTTGGAATGGGGTGAAAATCTTACTGCAACAATAGTCACAAAAGATTGGGTCGAGTCGATTTTAGGCGGCGGCTATCGTATGGGAAAGGCCAATAGCACTAGCTTCGATAATAAAAGAGAAGAGACTTACTCGGCATTTGTCTCCCAATCTCTCAAATGGCTAAAATATTCATTTGAAATGACCCTGGGGCTGAGGGCTGATATCAACTCGGCATTCGACGATGCAATCAATCCCGAAATCAAAGCGACTTATAAGAATACTCACTGGCGGATAACCACAGCCTATGGCCGCTCCAACAATACTCCTTCGTTCCATCAGCGTTATAACCGGACAAGCTCCACACTCCCAAATCCAAACCTTTCAATGGAAACGTCCGATAACTATAGTATAGCATTTTTTATTGAGCCGTATGATTTTGTATCCGGCAGTATTTCACTTTTCTACAACTGTCTGAGCGACCGTATTACCTATGTGACAGATGATTACGGTATGGGGAGTTATCAGAATTTCAACAAGGTTACTTATAAGGGTGGCGATCTTGCCCTTGCCTGGCGGCCTTGCAAGTGGCTGAATATAAAAAGCGGCTATACCTATATGGAAGCTAAAGATAAACAAAGCGGCCTCTGGATTCCGGCAAAGGCCAAACACCAGGCCAATCTGGATTTCTACTGCAATCCGACAGATATGCTTTCCATAGTATTAAGCAATAAATATACTTCCAAAGTCTTTCGTAATAAAAATAACACCAAAACCGTGCCCGAATACTCTATCACTGATCTTAGGGCCGAATATGCATTTAAACGATTCAGTCTTTTTACCAAAATCAATAACATATTTGATAAAAACTATTATTATGCCGACGGCCTCCTGGCACCGCCTCTTAGCTGGATAGTCGGCATAAACGTAAAAATATAG
- a CDS encoding alpha/beta hydrolase — MKTRIFIAAMLLFATCNLYAAESEKTVMLQTDTGTLEGTLLVPNTSKKIPAALIIAGSGPTDRDGNNPAMTNNSLKMLAVELSKKEIASLRYDKRGIGESKIAACKEEDLRFEHYISDAQGWIEFLKKDKRFKQIIIIGHSEGSLLGMIVSQKINVDKFISIAGSGRSADKSLKEQLKSQPPEILEMSLPIIDKLVQGKTVSDVHPILYSLFRPSVQPYMISWFKYDPAQEIAKLKIPVLIIQGSTDIQVSKNDAEMLAKANQKAEIRIIEGMNHIFKKAELDRMKNIQTYNQPQLPVMPELIESIVGFIDNK, encoded by the coding sequence ATGAAAACAAGAATATTCATCGCTGCAATGCTTTTGTTTGCAACCTGCAATCTTTATGCAGCAGAATCAGAAAAAACCGTAATGCTTCAGACTGATACCGGAACATTGGAAGGAACACTTCTCGTTCCCAACACAAGCAAAAAAATTCCTGCAGCTCTGATTATTGCCGGTTCAGGCCCAACGGACAGAGACGGCAATAATCCGGCTATGACAAATAATTCGTTAAAAATGCTGGCTGTAGAATTGTCAAAAAAAGAAATTGCATCCTTAAGATATGATAAACGGGGAATTGGGGAAAGTAAAATTGCTGCCTGTAAAGAAGAAGATTTACGTTTTGAGCACTACATATCCGATGCACAGGGCTGGATTGAATTTCTCAAAAAAGACAAACGATTTAAACAGATTATAATCATTGGACACAGCGAGGGTTCTTTATTGGGCATGATTGTATCTCAGAAAATTAATGTTGATAAATTCATCTCTATTGCAGGCTCCGGCCGGTCTGCGGATAAATCCCTTAAAGAACAACTCAAGTCACAGCCGCCTGAAATTTTGGAAATGTCTTTGCCAATCATTGATAAACTTGTCCAGGGCAAAACTGTAAGTGATGTTCATCCGATATTATATTCATTGTTTCGCCCAAGCGTACAACCATATATGATTTCCTGGTTTAAATATGATCCGGCCCAGGAAATAGCCAAACTCAAGATCCCTGTGCTGATTATTCAAGGTTCAACAGATATTCAGGTGAGTAAAAATGATGCCGAAATGCTTGCCAAAGCAAATCAAAAAGCCGAAATAAGGATAATCGAAGGTATGAATCACATATTCAAGAAGGCAGAATTGGATCGGATGAAGAATATCCAAACCTATAATCAACCCCAATTGCCTGTAATGCCGGAATTGATTGAATCTATCGTTGGGTTTATTGATAACAAGTAA
- a CDS encoding DUF2924 domain-containing protein: protein MYTIEVDFDVFKEITNHRITEDVTPNDVLRELFGLPRTKNENISSQSGGRPWVTKGVSFPNGTEFRATYKGLSYNGVVKDGGLVLNGERFSSPSSAAVSITKNAVNGWIFWECKIPGQDRWILINSLRKT from the coding sequence ATGTATACAATAGAGGTAGATTTCGATGTTTTTAAGGAAATCACTAACCATCGAATAACAGAGGATGTTACCCCTAACGATGTCCTCCGGGAATTATTTGGCCTTCCTCGCACAAAGAATGAAAATATTAGTTCCCAATCCGGTGGTAGACCTTGGGTCACCAAGGGTGTATCATTCCCAAATGGGACAGAGTTTCGAGCCACGTATAAAGGATTAAGCTATAATGGTGTTGTAAAAGATGGGGGGCTTGTCTTGAACGGAGAGAGGTTTTCTTCTCCATCATCTGCAGCAGTATCCATCACCAAAAACGCTGTAAATGGCTGGATTTTTTGGGAATGCAAAATACCAGGTCAAGACAGGTGGATACTAATCAATAGTCTTCGCAAAACGTAA
- a CDS encoding benzoyl-CoA reductase, producing MNYFAGIDAGSTYIKVVLLDENGRLAGFDHKPTGIDADTTSKQMIEALAADKGIDLDQIKNILATGYGRRNIDIAHNTITEIKAHAAGAGWSAPKSCSIRTVIDIGGQDSKVIVMDELGEIVSFAMNDKCAAGTGRFLESLARALELDINELGPMSLKSNMPLTINSTCVVFAESEVISLVARKKKREDIVAGIHRSLAKRISGMARKAGVIPEILLTGGGGLNEGIAEALEEELFMDIHVPDHPQLNGGIGAALIAKLEI from the coding sequence ATTAACTATTTTGCAGGAATCGACGCAGGTTCCACTTATATCAAAGTGGTTTTACTGGATGAAAACGGACGTCTTGCCGGGTTTGACCATAAACCAACCGGGATTGACGCCGACACAACTTCAAAACAGATGATCGAAGCTCTTGCCGCAGACAAAGGTATAGATTTAGATCAGATCAAGAATATTTTGGCAACAGGCTATGGCCGTAGAAATATAGATATAGCCCATAACACGATAACGGAAATAAAGGCACATGCCGCCGGTGCAGGATGGTCCGCTCCCAAAAGCTGTAGCATACGAACAGTTATTGATATCGGTGGTCAGGACAGTAAAGTAATCGTTATGGATGAACTTGGAGAAATAGTCAGCTTTGCAATGAACGATAAATGCGCGGCAGGAACCGGCAGATTTCTTGAATCTTTGGCACGGGCACTTGAGCTTGACATCAATGAACTCGGCCCGATGTCTTTAAAATCAAACATGCCGCTGACTATTAACAGTACCTGCGTGGTGTTTGCCGAGTCGGAAGTTATATCGCTTGTGGCAAGAAAAAAGAAAAGAGAAGATATTGTAGCAGGCATTCACCGGTCTTTGGCCAAACGAATTTCCGGAATGGCCAGAAAAGCCGGGGTTATCCCTGAAATTCTTCTGACAGGCGGCGGCGGGCTTAATGAAGGAATTGCCGAAGCGCTTGAAGAGGAACTTTTCATGGACATCCATGTTCCTGATCATCCCCAGTTAAACGGAGGCATAGGTGCGGCATTGATTGCCAAACTTGAAATATAG
- a CDS encoding 2-hydroxyacyl-CoA dehydratase family protein, whose product MNKITANEKKQRRFLKNIAHSAAFELEQLREIPQTSPVLNYFYDALEAVFVQNDPERILNTCSGKKQTIGIYCMVIPEELIYAAGAIPIRLCAGSFEASQSGEDFVPRDGCPLVKASMGFSVQNGLKAFDMCDVVIVPTTCDSKRKLGEELSAFKNVWMLEVPHIKDANFSRRIWVEQMYALKSQLENYVKNGWSKNKITAKKLGKAINNSARAQFEIRRLLSLRKSAAPVIWGRQAMTVINSYAYIPVTDWTDSMVRLNNELSEKALKGESVCSEKTPRILIAGSPAIFPNLKLPGLIEEMGGIVVYDESCAGDRYLYDPVGSTENTLNDQITGIASRYMAPCVCPSFAPNDDRLIMLKKMVTEYRVDGIIYHVLKGCIIYDFELNRVEKENGLPLLRIETDYNPEDVEQLRTRIEAFIEMLKSKNKAKSEK is encoded by the coding sequence ATGAATAAAATTACTGCAAATGAAAAGAAACAACGGCGCTTTTTAAAAAATATTGCACACAGCGCGGCTTTTGAGCTGGAACAGTTACGTGAGATACCGCAAACATCACCCGTATTAAACTATTTTTATGATGCGCTGGAAGCTGTTTTTGTCCAAAATGATCCTGAACGCATCTTAAATACTTGTTCGGGGAAAAAGCAAACAATCGGGATCTACTGCATGGTCATTCCGGAGGAATTGATTTATGCGGCAGGCGCTATTCCCATACGCCTTTGCGCAGGATCTTTTGAAGCTTCGCAATCAGGTGAAGACTTTGTTCCAAGAGATGGCTGCCCGCTTGTTAAAGCCTCTATGGGATTTTCGGTTCAAAACGGCTTAAAAGCTTTCGATATGTGTGATGTGGTTATTGTTCCTACGACTTGTGATTCCAAACGCAAACTCGGAGAAGAACTGTCGGCATTCAAAAACGTCTGGATGCTGGAAGTTCCTCATATCAAGGATGCAAATTTTTCCAGACGAATCTGGGTCGAGCAAATGTATGCCTTGAAATCACAGCTCGAAAATTATGTGAAAAACGGTTGGAGTAAAAATAAAATAACCGCAAAAAAACTCGGTAAAGCAATAAACAATTCGGCAAGGGCACAATTTGAAATACGAAGACTTCTTTCGCTCAGGAAATCGGCAGCACCTGTTATCTGGGGGCGGCAAGCCATGACAGTGATTAACTCTTACGCATATATCCCGGTAACGGACTGGACTGATTCCATGGTCCGCCTGAATAACGAATTATCGGAAAAAGCTCTTAAAGGTGAATCAGTATGTTCCGAAAAAACGCCCCGAATTTTAATTGCCGGAAGTCCGGCAATTTTCCCAAACTTAAAATTACCCGGTTTGATAGAGGAAATGGGTGGAATTGTCGTTTATGATGAATCCTGTGCAGGCGACCGGTATCTGTACGACCCTGTGGGCAGTACGGAAAACACCTTAAATGATCAGATAACAGGCATCGCATCTCGCTATATGGCTCCCTGCGTTTGTCCCTCATTTGCTCCCAACGATGACCGCCTGATCATGTTAAAAAAAATGGTTACGGAATATCGCGTGGACGGGATCATATATCATGTGCTCAAGGGTTGTATTATTTATGATTTCGAACTTAACCGGGTAGAAAAAGAGAACGGACTGCCCCTATTGCGCATTGAAACCGATTATAACCCGGAAGATGTTGAACAGCTCAGAACAAGAATCGAGGCATTTATTGAAATGCTGAAATCCAAGAATAAAGCAAAATCGGAGAAATAA
- a CDS encoding 4Fe-4S binding protein, with translation MTISKLRWTILISAFFILLFGAYFGLYFGSFLPTFSCCYVRARAGTCFMLTLQQTLGIFTWESIVIFLKRLFYFSLLVIIIGQAWCGWICPLAFFQDVLDLIRRKIGIGYIRFSKKLRKQLAWIKWAFLSIALLIPVWVAFPVFCPFVALNLNIPFCQLCPGKYILPLLVGNPDRIAVNFKSITNLVMSILGLTFSAAVILGAFIKRRFWCPFCPLGLIISWYRKISFLKLRKTDEKCTRCEICYNVCPVEIEEVFKSRGKTDVTFSGCSLCLKCVENCPEEDALSAVYLGKTIYKSKSRNFFDKRGVPQSIDYNALNKLPHFEKKSLK, from the coding sequence ATGACTATTTCGAAACTTCGTTGGACAATATTGATTTCAGCCTTTTTCATCTTGCTGTTTGGCGCCTACTTCGGACTTTATTTCGGTTCTTTTCTTCCGACCTTTTCCTGCTGTTATGTCAGGGCAAGGGCAGGAACCTGCTTTATGCTAACACTTCAGCAGACACTTGGGATTTTTACCTGGGAAAGCATAGTAATTTTTTTGAAACGTCTTTTTTATTTTTCATTACTTGTAATCATTATAGGACAGGCCTGGTGCGGCTGGATATGCCCGCTTGCCTTTTTTCAGGATGTGCTTGACTTGATAAGAAGAAAGATCGGCATCGGATATATTCGTTTTTCAAAAAAGCTTCGAAAACAGCTTGCATGGATTAAGTGGGCATTTCTTTCCATTGCTCTGCTTATTCCGGTTTGGGTGGCCTTTCCGGTTTTTTGTCCCTTTGTCGCTTTGAATTTAAATATCCCTTTCTGCCAGTTATGCCCCGGAAAATACATACTTCCGCTATTGGTGGGAAATCCCGATCGAATCGCAGTTAATTTTAAAAGCATTACTAATCTGGTGATGTCAATTCTAGGATTAACTTTTTCCGCTGCCGTTATTTTAGGCGCTTTTATCAAACGGCGTTTCTGGTGTCCTTTTTGCCCCCTTGGATTGATTATATCATGGTATAGGAAAATCAGTTTTTTAAAACTTAGAAAAACGGATGAAAAATGCACGCGGTGTGAGATTTGTTACAATGTATGTCCTGTGGAAATTGAGGAAGTATTCAAGTCACGGGGCAAAACGGACGTCACTTTCAGCGGATGCAGCCTTTGCTTAAAATGCGTGGAAAATTGTCCTGAAGAAGATGCCTTAAGCGCGGTTTATCTCGGAAAAACTATATACAAATCAAAATCACGGAATTTTTTTGATAAGCGGGGTGTTCCCCAAAGCATCGACTACAATGCATTAAACAAGCTTCCGCACTTTGAAAAGAAAAGTTTAAAATGA
- a CDS encoding DUF4198 domain-containing protein, producing MKNILFILLLINIFIFIFLNAYADETLPVYYWQLIDQDRYIYPSDMEHMNWLEIRKLRKQYGTANQDPNLFKLNVLSLGNNISTSGSQNKGMPDSAVAMIRDPNGKIQLFPDIADVSNIIKIPKDDNLIGRYLLGIHIALGNRDIDNDGKQESVHLCAKYLMSHYKNGGNMGGTSVVFFDDAKHMPLEIGPAINTAKSKFGGGMQRIHNTYEMMVKYMNRPLPGAKVTVIAEDSQWQKTFVTDEKGKFEVIPTEDRFVLRDWQNYLYIATHHDIKQNAYYLTTLPVMVYGNQPEWRSRSLGFVYWSIIGSGICLLIVFGFVRRNKWHNNRNLIIFEKYKIKKNLP from the coding sequence ATGAAAAATATTTTATTCATTCTGCTTTTGATAAATATCTTCATCTTCATCTTTTTAAACGCTTATGCGGATGAAACATTGCCGGTTTACTACTGGCAACTTATAGATCAGGACAGGTATATCTATCCTTCGGATATGGAACATATGAATTGGCTGGAAATCAGGAAGCTAAGAAAACAATACGGAACAGCAAATCAAGACCCAAATCTTTTTAAACTAAATGTACTAAGCTTGGGAAATAATATCAGTACTTCCGGATCACAGAACAAGGGTATGCCGGATTCTGCTGTAGCAATGATCCGTGATCCCAACGGAAAGATACAACTGTTTCCGGATATAGCGGATGTATCCAACATCATAAAAATCCCCAAAGACGATAATTTGATAGGCCGATATTTGCTTGGTATCCATATTGCTTTAGGAAACCGGGATATAGACAATGACGGCAAACAGGAGTCGGTGCATCTTTGTGCCAAATATCTGATGTCTCATTATAAAAACGGCGGGAATATGGGAGGGACATCGGTTGTCTTTTTTGATGACGCAAAACATATGCCCCTTGAAATCGGTCCGGCTATCAATACCGCCAAATCAAAATTTGGCGGCGGAATGCAAAGAATACATAATACTTACGAAATGATGGTGAAATATATGAACAGGCCGCTTCCGGGCGCTAAAGTAACCGTTATTGCGGAAGACAGTCAATGGCAAAAGACTTTTGTTACCGATGAGAAAGGTAAATTTGAAGTAATCCCGACTGAAGACCGCTTTGTTTTAAGGGACTGGCAAAATTATTTATATATTGCCACCCACCATGACATAAAACAAAATGCTTATTATCTTACAACACTTCCGGTAATGGTTTATGGAAATCAACCCGAATGGCGCTCCAGGAGTTTGGGTTTTGTCTATTGGTCCATTATCGGAAGCGGTATTTGCCTGTTAATTGTGTTTGGTTTTGTCCGTCGAAATAAGTGGCATAACAATCGAAATCTGATTATTTTTGAAAAGTATAAAATAAAGAAGAATTTGCCATGA